In a genomic window of Branchiostoma lanceolatum isolate klBraLanc5 chromosome 12, klBraLanc5.hap2, whole genome shotgun sequence:
- the LOC136446539 gene encoding tripartite motif-containing protein 3-like: MAVASSNLWTQFREELSCSICLELFTRPKMLLCGHTFCLSPCLENVAGREGTIKCPMCRQQVRLPPQGVAGFSDNHLVTSLCERLQNQATLSGETREQPQSGNRCSFHPSEEVKLYCKQCNVPVCTECCEEGHDGHPTTGLKKAAQRRSLTVQALINEGRNIMESYLSFLRSLRGEEKTLNEQKQQRDNSIIQTYNQTVQTMVQALTQSKDLLLSESQQNHSENFEKIQTERDRVLADLNELSAACDRAEQELQQGWVEFLSQETALTEVVGKYREKAAPTPVQTKPAVFQPTDATVPVLGHVTVQSLPPAPIPAAPAPIPAAPATIPAAPAPILAAPAPIPAAPAPIPAAPASGTAAARARGHHLDDYQRQGEPQSQKVTFGGEGSGTGQFHSPCGVTVSDEREIFVTDRENQRIQVFTLQGTFVRQFPTVVSCEQKMGPDDVAMDGEGNLWVVGITESAEFAVQYNKQGRALRKIDLQKTRQDRRVAVDTRRNHILITHTTGHWPNPHGEVLAFRPDGTVVGTVGQQQGMKHPRGITVDREGNILVSDYDNDCVFVYNGDGQFLFQFGGDGSGEGQLEYPRGICTDGAGNIIVAHSGNSHVEMFDKTGKFLKHIATDLESDMEEPCAVAMAPQGQLVVTDIGNNKISIFPTY, from the coding sequence ATGGCGGTTGCATCGTCAAATCTGTGGACACAATTCAGGGAAGAACTGTCCTGCAGCATCTGCCTGGAGCTGTTCACCAGGCCCAAGATGCTGCTCTGTGGACACACCTTCTGTCTGTCACCATGTCTGGAGAATGTTGCAGGGAGGGAAGGGACCATCAAATGCCCAATGTGTCGCCAGCAAGTCAGGCTGCCACCCCAGGGGGTCGCAGGTTTCTCAGACAACCACCTGGTTACAAGTCTGTGTGAGAGGCTGCAAAACCAGGCTACCCTGTCAGGGGAAACAAGGGAACAACCACAGTCTGGAAACAGGTGCAGCTTTCACCCCTCAGAGGAAGTCAAGCTCTACTGTAAACAGTGCAACGTGCCAGTTTGTACTGAGTGTTGTGAAGAAGGCCATGATGGACATCCGACCACAGGCCTTAAAAAAGCTGCACAGAGAAGGAGTTTGACAGTCCAGGCCTTGATCAATGAGGGGAGGAATATCATGGAGAGTTACTTAAGCTTCCTCAGAAGTCTGAGGGGAGAAGAGAAAACCCTGAATGAACAGAAACAGCAGAGAGACAACAGCATCATTCAGACCTACAACCAAACGGTGCAGACAATGGTGCAGGCACTCACACAGAGTAAAGACCTCCTCTTGTCTGAATCACAACAAAATCACAGCGAGAACTTTGAGAAAATACAGACTGAAAGGGACAGAGTGTTGGCAGATCTcaatgaactgtctgctgcctgTGATCGAGCAGAACAAGAACTGCAGCAGGGATGGGTCGAGTTTCTTAGTCAGGAAACTGCTTTGACAGAGGTGGTAGGAAAGTACAGGGAAAAAGCAGCACCAACTCCTGTACAAACCAAGCCTGCCGTCTTCCAGCCCACAGACGCCACAGTGCCAGTATTGGGACATGTGACAGTCCAGTCTCTCCcacctgcaccaatcccagcagcccctgcaccaatcccagcagcacctgcaacaatcccagcagcacctgcaccaatcctagcagcacctgcaccaatcccagcagcacctgcaccaatcccagcagcacctgcaTCTGGCACTGCTGCAGCAAGGGCCAGAGGTCATCACCTTGATGACTACCAAAGACAGGGGGAGCCTCAGTCTCAGAAGGTGACGTTTGGTGGAGAGGGATCAGGAACAGGACAGTTTCATTCGCCATGTGGTGTTACAGTGTCAGATGAACGGGAGATCTTTGTAACAGACAGAGAGAACCAGAGAATTCAAGTTTTCACCCTGCAGGGAACGTTTGTGAGACAGTTCCCAACAGTCGTGTCATGTGAGCAGAAGATGGGCCCAGATGATGTGGCCATGGATGGGGAGgggaacctgtgggtggtggggaTCACAGAGTCTGCTGAGTTTGCTGTGCAGTACAACAAACAGGGCAGGGCGCTGAGAAAGATTGACCTACAGAAGACACGGCAGGACAGAAGAGTTGCCGTGGACACCAGGAGGAACCACATCCTCATCACACACACCACTGGACACTGGCCCAACCCACATGGTGAAGTGTTGGCGTTCAGGCCAGATGGGACAGTTGTGGGAACTGTGGGTCAGCAGCAGGGGATGAAGCACCCACGGGGCATCACTGTGGACAGGGAAGGGAACATTCTTGTGTCAGACTATGACAATGACTGTGTCTTTGTGTACAATGGCGATGGACAGTTTCTGTTCCAGTTTGGAGGTGACGGAAGTGGTGAAGGTCAGCTGGAGTATCCCCGGGGCATCTGTACAGACGGGGCAGGTAACATCATTGTGGCTCACAGTGGAAACAGCCATGTggagatgtttgacaagacaggAAAATTCCTCAAACACATCGCTACAGATCTAGAGTCTGACATGGAGGAGCCatgtgctgttgccatggcaccaCAGGGACAGCTGGTAGTGACTGATATTGGAAACAACAAAATCTCCATATTTCCCACCTACTGA